From a single Camelus bactrianus isolate YW-2024 breed Bactrian camel chromosome 11, ASM4877302v1, whole genome shotgun sequence genomic region:
- the CPN1 gene encoding carboxypeptidase N catalytic chain isoform X1, whose protein sequence is MPHLFSIFLHLLFFKLVAPVTFRHHRYDELVRMLYKVHNECPYITRVYSIGRSVKGRHLYVLEFSDYPGTHEPLEPEVKYVGNMHGNEVLGRELLLQLSEFLCEEFRNGNQRIVRLVEGTRIHIMPSMNPDGYEVAAAQGPDTFGYLVGRNNANGVDLNRNFPDLNTYIYYNEKNGGPNHHLPLPDNWKSQVEPETKAVIQWIRSFNFVLSANLHGGAVVANYPYDKSFEHRVRGFRRTANTPTPDDKLFQKLAKVYSYAHGWMHQGWNCGDYFPDGITNGASWYSLSKGMQDFNYLHTNCFEITLELSCDKFPRQEELQREWLGNREALIQFLEQVHQGIKGMVLDENYNNVANAVISVSGINHDVTSGDHGDYFRLLLPGTYTVTATAPGFDPETLIVTVGPGEPKLVNFQLKRSILQATPKRKAPNSGHRNKVLPKKVQPQAAGKKELKMKQSQRGPA, encoded by the exons ATGCCACATCTGTTCTCAATCTTCCTCCACCTCCTTTTCTTCAAGTTGGTTGCCCCGGTGACCTTTCGCCACCACCGCTACGATGAGCTGGTGCGGATGCTGTACAAGGTGCACAACGAATGCCCCTACATCACGCGGGTTTACAGCATCGGCCGCAGCGTGAAGGGGAGACACCTCTACGTGCTGGAATTCAGCGACTACCCTGGAACCCACGAGCCCC TGGAACCAGAAGTCAAGTACGTGGGGAACATGCATGGCAACGAGGTGCTGGGCCGGGAGCTGCTGCTGCAGCTGTCGGAGTTCCTGTGCGAGGAGTTCCGGAACGGGAACCAGCGCATTGTCCGGCTGGTGGAGGGCACGCGAATCCACATCATGCCGTCCATGAACCCCGACGGCTACGAGGTGGCCGCTGCCCAG GGCCCAGACACTTTTGGGTACCTGGTTGGCAGGAACAATGCCAATGGAGTGGACCTGAACCGCAACTTCCCCGATCTCAATACCTACATCTACTACAATGAGAAGAACGGAGGCCCCAACCACCACTTGCCCCTTCCAGACAACTGGAAGAGTCAG GTGGAACCCGAGACCAAGGCCGTGATCCAGTGGATCCgctccttcaactttgttctttcagCTAATCTCCACGGAGGGGCAGTGGTGGCCAATTACCCGTATGACAAGTCCTTTGAGCACCGGGTCCGAGGTTTCCGCCGCACTGCCAATACCCCTACGCCTGATGACAAGCTTTTCCAGAAG CTGGCCAAGGTCTACTCCTACGCACATGGATGGATGCACCAAGGTTGGAACTGTGGGGATTACTTCCCAGATGGCATCACCAATGGGGCTTCCTGGTACTCTCTCAGCAAGG GAATGCAAGACTTTAATTATCTTCATACCAACTGTTTTGAGATCACGCTGGAACTGAGCTGTGACAAGTTTCCTCGTCAAGAGGAATTGCAGCGCGAGTGGCTGGGTAATCGGGAAGCTCTAATCCAGTTCTTGGAACAG GTACACCAGGGCATCAAGGGAATGGTGCTGGATGAGAATTATAACAATGTTGCGAACGCTGTCATTTCTGTCAGTGGGATTAACCATGATGTCACTTCGG GTGACCATGGTGATTACTTCCGGCTGCTGCTTCCAGGTACCTACACTGTCACTGCCACAGCACCTGGGTTTGACCCAGAGACACTGATTGTGACTGTGGGTCCTGGGGAACCCAAACTG GTTAACTTCCAACTCAAGAGAAGCATCCTACAAGCAACCCCTAAGAGGAAAGCTCCCAACTCAGGGCACAGAAACAAGGTCTTACCAAAGAAAGTGCAGCCCCAGGCAGCTGGGAAAAAAGAACTGAAGATGAAGCAGTCCCAGAGAGGCCCTGCCTGA
- the CPN1 gene encoding carboxypeptidase N catalytic chain isoform X2, whose product MLYKVHNECPYITRVYSIGRSVKGRHLYVLEFSDYPGTHEPLEPEVKYVGNMHGNEVLGRELLLQLSEFLCEEFRNGNQRIVRLVEGTRIHIMPSMNPDGYEVAAAQGPDTFGYLVGRNNANGVDLNRNFPDLNTYIYYNEKNGGPNHHLPLPDNWKSQVEPETKAVIQWIRSFNFVLSANLHGGAVVANYPYDKSFEHRVRGFRRTANTPTPDDKLFQKLAKVYSYAHGWMHQGWNCGDYFPDGITNGASWYSLSKGMQDFNYLHTNCFEITLELSCDKFPRQEELQREWLGNREALIQFLEQVHQGIKGMVLDENYNNVANAVISVSGINHDVTSGDHGDYFRLLLPGTYTVTATAPGFDPETLIVTVGPGEPKLVNFQLKRSILQATPKRKAPNSGHRNKVLPKKVQPQAAGKKELKMKQSQRGPA is encoded by the exons ATGCTGTACAAGGTGCACAACGAATGCCCCTACATCACGCGGGTTTACAGCATCGGCCGCAGCGTGAAGGGGAGACACCTCTACGTGCTGGAATTCAGCGACTACCCTGGAACCCACGAGCCCC TGGAACCAGAAGTCAAGTACGTGGGGAACATGCATGGCAACGAGGTGCTGGGCCGGGAGCTGCTGCTGCAGCTGTCGGAGTTCCTGTGCGAGGAGTTCCGGAACGGGAACCAGCGCATTGTCCGGCTGGTGGAGGGCACGCGAATCCACATCATGCCGTCCATGAACCCCGACGGCTACGAGGTGGCCGCTGCCCAG GGCCCAGACACTTTTGGGTACCTGGTTGGCAGGAACAATGCCAATGGAGTGGACCTGAACCGCAACTTCCCCGATCTCAATACCTACATCTACTACAATGAGAAGAACGGAGGCCCCAACCACCACTTGCCCCTTCCAGACAACTGGAAGAGTCAG GTGGAACCCGAGACCAAGGCCGTGATCCAGTGGATCCgctccttcaactttgttctttcagCTAATCTCCACGGAGGGGCAGTGGTGGCCAATTACCCGTATGACAAGTCCTTTGAGCACCGGGTCCGAGGTTTCCGCCGCACTGCCAATACCCCTACGCCTGATGACAAGCTTTTCCAGAAG CTGGCCAAGGTCTACTCCTACGCACATGGATGGATGCACCAAGGTTGGAACTGTGGGGATTACTTCCCAGATGGCATCACCAATGGGGCTTCCTGGTACTCTCTCAGCAAGG GAATGCAAGACTTTAATTATCTTCATACCAACTGTTTTGAGATCACGCTGGAACTGAGCTGTGACAAGTTTCCTCGTCAAGAGGAATTGCAGCGCGAGTGGCTGGGTAATCGGGAAGCTCTAATCCAGTTCTTGGAACAG GTACACCAGGGCATCAAGGGAATGGTGCTGGATGAGAATTATAACAATGTTGCGAACGCTGTCATTTCTGTCAGTGGGATTAACCATGATGTCACTTCGG GTGACCATGGTGATTACTTCCGGCTGCTGCTTCCAGGTACCTACACTGTCACTGCCACAGCACCTGGGTTTGACCCAGAGACACTGATTGTGACTGTGGGTCCTGGGGAACCCAAACTG GTTAACTTCCAACTCAAGAGAAGCATCCTACAAGCAACCCCTAAGAGGAAAGCTCCCAACTCAGGGCACAGAAACAAGGTCTTACCAAAGAAAGTGCAGCCCCAGGCAGCTGGGAAAAAAGAACTGAAGATGAAGCAGTCCCAGAGAGGCCCTGCCTGA